In a single window of the Rhodopirellula bahusiensis genome:
- a CDS encoding DUF1501 domain-containing protein, which translates to MSSVLQERLQHLTRRSLFSNAAAGLGAAALASMPGMGRAADSQPVSLDTPPAGAPQGGVPGQPGLPHHEPAAKRAIYLFMSGAPSQMDMWDHKPQMADWFDKDLPESIRQGQRLTTMTSGQSRFPIAPSIYDFSPHGANGTMASELIPHMAKKVDEIALVKSMYTEAINHDPAITYICTGNQLPGKASLGSWLSYGLGTENEDLPAFLVMTASWTGRKQAQALYNRLWGSGYLPSKYQGVALRSAGDPVLYLSNPDGIDSGVRRRMLDTLAELNRNTLDRWHDPETEARIAQYEMAFKMQTSVPELTDLSDEPQHVLDLYGPDVTNPGTFANCCLMARRMAERGVRFTQIFHRGWDQHGSLPKDLPNQCKDTDQPSAGLLTDLKQRGLLDDTLVVWGGEFGRTIYCQGALSKTNYGRDHHPKCFSIWMAGAGIKKGVVHGETDEFSYNIVRDGVHIRDLNATILNQMGIDHERFTYPFQGLDQRLTGVEEARVVRELLA; encoded by the coding sequence ATGTCTTCGGTTCTCCAAGAACGCTTGCAGCACCTCACTCGTCGTTCGCTGTTCTCAAACGCCGCCGCGGGTTTGGGGGCCGCCGCCCTCGCATCGATGCCGGGCATGGGCCGCGCCGCCGACAGCCAACCGGTTTCGCTGGACACACCTCCCGCTGGTGCACCTCAAGGCGGTGTTCCCGGGCAACCAGGGTTGCCGCATCACGAGCCCGCCGCAAAACGCGCGATCTACTTGTTCATGTCGGGTGCTCCCAGCCAAATGGACATGTGGGATCACAAACCTCAAATGGCGGACTGGTTCGACAAGGATTTGCCCGAGTCGATCCGCCAAGGCCAACGTTTGACGACGATGACCAGCGGTCAATCGCGATTTCCTATCGCGCCGAGTATCTACGACTTCAGCCCGCACGGTGCCAACGGAACCATGGCCAGCGAGTTGATCCCACACATGGCCAAGAAGGTCGATGAGATCGCTTTGGTCAAATCGATGTACACCGAGGCGATCAATCACGATCCCGCGATCACGTACATCTGCACCGGCAACCAACTTCCCGGCAAAGCTTCCTTGGGTTCTTGGTTGAGCTACGGACTGGGGACGGAAAACGAAGACTTGCCCGCCTTCCTGGTGATGACCGCCTCGTGGACCGGACGCAAACAAGCTCAGGCGCTTTACAACCGACTTTGGGGTAGCGGCTATTTGCCAAGCAAGTACCAAGGCGTCGCACTACGAAGTGCCGGCGACCCCGTGCTGTATCTTTCCAACCCCGACGGAATCGACTCGGGCGTGCGTCGCCGAATGCTGGATACCCTCGCGGAACTGAATCGCAACACGCTGGACCGTTGGCACGATCCTGAAACGGAGGCTCGGATCGCTCAGTATGAGATGGCGTTCAAGATGCAAACGAGCGTGCCGGAACTCACCGATTTGAGTGATGAACCACAGCACGTACTCGATCTATATGGTCCCGACGTGACCAACCCAGGCACATTCGCAAACTGTTGCTTGATGGCACGACGAATGGCGGAACGTGGCGTTCGCTTCACACAAATCTTCCACCGAGGATGGGACCAACACGGTTCCCTGCCGAAAGACCTTCCCAACCAATGCAAAGACACGGATCAACCCTCCGCTGGCTTGCTCACTGATTTGAAACAACGCGGGTTGCTCGATGACACGCTGGTCGTTTGGGGTGGTGAATTCGGTCGAACGATTTATTGCCAGGGCGCACTCAGCAAGACCAACTACGGCCGCGACCACCATCCCAAGTGCTTCTCAATCTGGATGGCCGGAGCTGGGATCAAGAAGGGAGTCGTGCACGGCGAGACGGACGAGTTCAGCTACAATATCGTTCGCGACGGCGTTCACATTCGTGATTTGAACGCCACGATCCTGAACCAAATGGGAATTGATCACGAGCGTTTCACCTATCCGTTCCAAGGCCTGGATCAGCGTCTGACCGGCGTGGAAGAAGCTCGCGTCGTTCGCGAATTGCTCGCGTGA
- a CDS encoding tyrosine-type recombinase/integrase — MAHFPKPFFKKARGLWYVQIDRKQINLGPDRDEAFRQYHQMMSQPRADHVSPESVVAIIDSFLDWVYKNRAPDTFEWYRHRLQRFVIQYPEMTVSQLRPFHVEQWVGQYDLAVTTRHNYFRSIKTCLKWAVKQGYIQSSPLKDMEVPSPERREVYIPPNEFNAMLVHVPVGPVRDLLVTTYHTGCRPQESLRLMDRYVELGKARWVFPQNKSKGKRAPRVVYLDDEALAITKRLLAESNGGELFRNTLGNPWTKDSINCAVDRIRIRMGKAALKSAGKEPTDEEIAKRIKKLKKTKRAKGIEKVKTAAELRCEAKQKLFRNMAYAAAPRYSLYSLRHSWATNALKSGVDALTVALLMGHRDPAMLARVYQHLSHSPDHMLEQAIRATDN; from the coding sequence ATGGCTCATTTCCCAAAGCCTTTCTTCAAGAAGGCTCGTGGTCTCTGGTACGTTCAGATTGACCGCAAGCAAATCAATCTTGGCCCTGATCGCGATGAAGCGTTCCGCCAATACCACCAGATGATGAGTCAGCCACGAGCTGACCATGTCTCCCCCGAATCGGTCGTTGCGATCATTGATTCGTTTCTCGATTGGGTTTACAAAAACCGGGCACCGGACACGTTCGAGTGGTACCGCCATCGTTTGCAGCGGTTTGTCATCCAATATCCCGAGATGACGGTTTCCCAACTCCGCCCATTCCACGTCGAGCAGTGGGTTGGGCAGTACGATCTGGCCGTCACAACGAGACACAACTATTTCAGATCGATCAAGACGTGCCTGAAATGGGCGGTGAAGCAAGGTTACATCCAATCAAGTCCGCTCAAAGACATGGAAGTCCCATCGCCGGAGCGACGAGAAGTCTACATTCCTCCCAATGAATTCAACGCGATGCTGGTTCACGTCCCCGTTGGGCCGGTGCGCGACTTGCTCGTAACGACCTATCACACAGGTTGTCGCCCCCAAGAATCGCTGCGATTGATGGATCGGTACGTTGAGCTAGGCAAAGCTCGTTGGGTGTTTCCTCAAAATAAATCAAAGGGTAAACGTGCCCCTCGTGTTGTTTACTTGGACGATGAGGCGTTGGCCATCACCAAACGTCTTCTCGCTGAATCCAATGGTGGCGAACTATTCCGTAACACACTTGGCAACCCTTGGACGAAAGACTCAATCAACTGTGCCGTCGATCGAATCAGAATTCGGATGGGCAAAGCAGCGTTGAAGTCCGCCGGCAAAGAGCCAACTGATGAAGAAATTGCAAAACGCATCAAGAAGCTGAAAAAAACGAAACGGGCAAAGGGTATAGAAAAAGTCAAAACGGCTGCCGAGCTTCGTTGTGAAGCAAAGCAAAAACTGTTTCGCAACATGGCATATGCTGCCGCCCCTCGCTATTCGCTCTATTCGCTTCGGCATTCTTGGGCCACCAACGCTTTGAAAAGTGGCGTTGACGCACTAACCGTCGCCCTGCTGATGGGACACCGTGATCCAGCGATGCTGGCACGAGTGTATCAGCATCTGTCGCACAGTCCTGATCACATGCTGGAACAGGCCATACGAGCTACAGACAACTAG
- a CDS encoding helix-turn-helix domain-containing protein, producing MKEDESEPSRMLTVTDVAQWLSVSSSLVYQLVESGKLPVYRIGNGRGAIRFQPRDINQYIQSCRSESSQPPSPRRKLRPNLKHIQLD from the coding sequence ATGAAAGAAGACGAAAGCGAACCGAGTCGAATGCTGACGGTCACAGATGTTGCCCAATGGCTCAGTGTATCGAGCAGCTTGGTCTACCAGTTAGTCGAATCCGGAAAGCTGCCGGTGTATCGGATCGGCAACGGACGTGGAGCCATTCGCTTCCAACCACGCGACATTAACCAATACATCCAAAGTTGTCGTTCAGAATCCTCACAGCCACCATCCCCTCGCCGCAAGCTCCGCCCCAACTTGAAGCACATCCAGCTCGATTAG
- a CDS encoding MT-A70 family methyltransferase gives MIDPAPSIVGNLDVLIESQHRFSTVYADPPWSYSNKAARGAADNHYRTLQLDEICGEPVEQLITENAHLHLWTTNAFLREAFDVMEAWGFNFKSCLVWIKPQLGMGNYWRVSHEFLLLGVRGSLPFTDKSCRSWLLHRRTQHSRKPFAVRELIERVSPGPYLELYGREEQPRTQWTVYGNQVERRLF, from the coding sequence ATGATTGACCCTGCCCCAAGCATTGTTGGCAATCTCGATGTGCTCATTGAAAGCCAGCATCGGTTCAGCACAGTCTACGCAGATCCACCTTGGTCATATTCCAATAAGGCAGCACGCGGTGCTGCTGACAATCACTACAGAACTTTGCAGCTCGACGAGATTTGCGGTGAACCCGTTGAGCAACTCATCACTGAAAATGCTCACTTGCACCTGTGGACGACGAATGCATTTCTTCGCGAGGCGTTCGATGTCATGGAAGCGTGGGGATTTAATTTCAAGTCGTGCTTGGTTTGGATCAAACCACAACTAGGCATGGGCAACTATTGGCGAGTGTCGCATGAATTTCTTTTGCTTGGCGTTCGCGGCAGTCTGCCATTCACTGACAAATCATGCCGAAGTTGGCTGCTACATCGACGAACGCAGCACAGCCGAAAACCATTCGCTGTTCGTGAATTAATCGAACGGGTCAGTCCGGGGCCATACCTCGAACTCTATGGTCGCGAAGAGCAGCCCAGAACACAGTGGACTGTCTACGGAAACCAAGTTGAACGACGTCTTTTTTGA
- a CDS encoding type I restriction endonuclease subunit M, with the protein MTKGVHLSIATDQLVIALLRHAKGDWGDVCDEDRHTNEESLTRGFRLLSEYRSLDNTKFWIISEADRSCTTILLPEEY; encoded by the coding sequence ATGACCAAGGGTGTTCACCTTTCAATTGCAACCGACCAATTGGTGATTGCATTGCTAAGGCACGCCAAAGGTGACTGGGGTGATGTCTGTGATGAAGACCGGCACACAAACGAAGAGTCGCTAACGCGTGGCTTTCGACTGTTGTCGGAGTACCGAAGCTTGGATAACACCAAGTTTTGGATCATCTCAGAAGCAGACCGCTCCTGCACCACGATTCTTTTGCCGGAAGAGTACTAG
- a CDS encoding type IV secretory system conjugative DNA transfer family protein, with the protein MPRSVYRQSPGNPIQRHLVPSEPLELEFAYHRGVDNDDANFTIKVLRELVLTSFVTLLCCWIPFLLLDVTLLALLIVAVMAFLAWSKTRSHLAITRDISLAVIVAAWIYQLFRLPIAIDVYVALTLTALVAREVVRHFTFVATVSPTSVDESWNTRDDLCWQTLSSCVLLLPIALCVLIPQHTSLLLLVAAIGWLAMAAVYCQSPQQYVHGCLSAIVTWCSYNRDDQPLAGVLVSPSGNCRRRLAILTVAVVVNAFAFFRVTAISQATEAVIGFGRIANAESLFGMLFNIGLFVVQCGAMALLPVTLFFLAVLIVGTPVFGRLSIPKPSFVPASEWKQITNRIRSSHNPVERASLYLGRVSYDQSPLLVPSEVFREHAHFLGDSGSGKTARGLSPFIEQVVGGGNASVMVLDLKGDSPELLQSLRQGASTAKTLNGTDVPIRYFTQRDDQATYGFNPFRLPCWNRLTELQKTDILCGALGLNYGSDYGEGYFSSANASVLYATVSHFPEIKNFEQLRDKLAYVISSPKRHGLDEKSKDAGNHVKMSVTRLASIAALNITDDCTPNREVAENCVDPTRLFQRPEAHYFSLSATLGPGSSPEIARLASFMLLTAATLTERQVPVYLVVDEFQRMASRNLDYLLQLARSMGVAVILANQSMQDLYRYDLTSTLETNCRYRQWFAISGWDDQDRLSKASGETIDTIESIAVSRSVNDRGATTSTSRTVRDFVAPRLTKNDIKLVSDDDRKSVVLINRGAGYAQYGGMPVIIESDFHISSEEYQERKNTPWPSKDIGTFIPSTWERPKKEIPHRGRRSSTSPDISNETISIGPSPESQSNPSATKAKGKKQRQRKATRRLKKQPSSQAKATVSEAVGMFDRYLQDHPIDSSATLATGAE; encoded by the coding sequence ATGCCTAGAAGTGTATACCGACAATCGCCCGGCAACCCTATACAACGCCATCTCGTGCCATCTGAGCCGTTGGAGCTGGAATTCGCCTACCACCGAGGCGTCGACAACGACGACGCTAACTTCACCATCAAGGTGTTGCGGGAACTAGTGCTCACCAGCTTTGTGACTTTGCTTTGTTGCTGGATTCCTTTCCTGCTACTCGATGTCACGCTTTTGGCTCTGTTGATCGTAGCAGTCATGGCCTTTCTCGCGTGGAGTAAAACGCGATCGCATCTCGCCATTACTCGCGATATCAGTCTCGCAGTGATTGTTGCAGCGTGGATTTACCAACTTTTCCGGTTGCCCATTGCGATTGATGTCTACGTGGCGTTGACTCTAACGGCACTTGTTGCGCGAGAAGTTGTTCGCCATTTCACCTTTGTCGCGACCGTGTCGCCCACCTCAGTTGATGAATCATGGAATACTCGGGATGACCTTTGCTGGCAGACTTTGTCCAGTTGTGTTTTGCTCCTGCCGATCGCGCTCTGCGTGCTGATTCCACAGCACACATCACTCTTGCTGTTGGTTGCGGCTATCGGATGGTTGGCAATGGCTGCGGTCTACTGCCAATCGCCTCAGCAATATGTTCACGGCTGTCTTTCCGCCATCGTGACTTGGTGCAGCTACAACCGAGACGACCAACCGCTCGCAGGTGTTTTGGTAAGTCCCTCGGGAAATTGCCGAAGACGACTGGCGATTCTCACCGTTGCGGTTGTTGTAAACGCTTTCGCGTTCTTTCGAGTGACCGCCATTTCTCAAGCAACCGAGGCGGTAATCGGCTTTGGTCGCATTGCCAACGCAGAAAGCTTGTTTGGAATGCTGTTCAATATTGGCCTGTTTGTCGTGCAATGCGGAGCGATGGCACTGCTGCCAGTCACTCTTTTCTTTCTGGCGGTTTTGATAGTCGGGACACCCGTCTTCGGACGGCTTTCCATTCCGAAGCCAAGTTTTGTTCCGGCCAGCGAGTGGAAGCAAATCACTAACCGCATTCGTTCATCACACAACCCGGTCGAACGTGCAAGCCTATATCTTGGCCGAGTCTCGTACGACCAATCACCATTGCTCGTGCCATCGGAAGTGTTTCGCGAGCATGCCCACTTCCTTGGCGACAGTGGTTCGGGCAAGACGGCTCGCGGACTCTCACCGTTCATCGAGCAGGTCGTGGGCGGAGGAAACGCTAGCGTGATGGTGCTCGACCTTAAAGGCGACTCGCCCGAGCTTCTCCAGTCTCTCCGGCAAGGTGCGAGCACGGCCAAAACACTCAACGGCACCGATGTTCCGATTCGCTACTTCACGCAACGGGACGACCAAGCAACCTACGGTTTCAATCCATTCAGGCTCCCGTGTTGGAACCGTCTTACCGAATTGCAAAAGACCGATATTCTGTGCGGAGCGCTGGGCCTCAACTACGGCAGCGACTATGGCGAGGGCTACTTCAGTTCCGCGAACGCATCGGTTCTCTATGCAACGGTCAGCCACTTTCCTGAGATCAAGAATTTCGAGCAACTTCGCGACAAACTCGCGTATGTTATCTCGTCGCCGAAGCGACATGGCCTCGATGAAAAATCGAAGGACGCTGGAAACCACGTCAAGATGTCGGTAACGCGTCTGGCATCAATTGCCGCGTTGAACATCACCGATGATTGCACGCCGAACCGAGAGGTTGCCGAAAATTGCGTTGACCCGACGCGATTGTTTCAGCGTCCCGAAGCTCATTACTTCAGTCTGTCCGCAACGCTAGGACCAGGTTCGTCGCCGGAAATTGCCCGACTGGCCAGCTTCATGCTGTTGACGGCGGCAACGCTCACCGAACGCCAAGTACCTGTCTATTTGGTAGTCGATGAGTTTCAGCGAATGGCTTCGAGAAACCTGGACTATCTGCTGCAACTTGCTCGCAGCATGGGTGTCGCCGTCATCCTAGCGAATCAGTCCATGCAAGACTTGTATCGCTATGACCTGACGTCAACGTTGGAGACAAATTGCCGGTATCGCCAGTGGTTCGCCATCTCCGGTTGGGACGATCAAGATCGACTCTCCAAGGCGAGCGGCGAAACGATTGACACGATCGAATCAATCGCCGTTTCCAGATCAGTCAACGACCGAGGTGCAACCACCAGCACTTCTCGGACCGTCCGCGACTTTGTCGCACCGCGATTGACAAAGAACGACATCAAATTGGTTAGCGACGACGACCGCAAAAGTGTTGTACTGATCAATCGTGGGGCTGGCTACGCCCAGTACGGCGGGATGCCCGTCATCATCGAAAGCGACTTTCATATCTCATCCGAGGAATACCAAGAGCGCAAAAACACGCCATGGCCCTCGAAGGACATCGGAACGTTCATACCGTCGACTTGGGAGCGACCGAAGAAAGAGATTCCCCATCGCGGACGCAGATCAAGCACGTCTCCGGACATCTCCAACGAAACGATCTCAATTGGCCCCTCACCGGAATCGCAATCCAATCCTTCAGCTACGAAGGCCAAAGGTAAGAAGCAACGCCAGCGAAAAGCAACGCGAAGATTGAAGAAACAACCATCTTCGCAAGCCAAGGCAACTGTATCCGAAGCAGTCGGAATGTTCGATCGCTACTTGCAAGATCACCCAATTGATTCATCAGCAACTCTCGCAACGGGAGCCGAGTGA
- a CDS encoding replication-relaxation family protein — MSKRTQFTDRDVTVLRALSLQVRLFGQRQLADALWAGDIANARRRLSRFTELGLLQRSLVMARPLPELLSPVCVWQPGQPHPDVSQIAFRLQSRWRYRTPRSTVVFLPTEQTVNHFGGRNKAVMSAQVSHDLGVSEVWLWFYCNHPSYATAWRGENLITDSEPGQSMPDAILVDSNDEPAILIEFGGDYQADRISAFHDDAVLRGLPYQIW, encoded by the coding sequence ATGAGCAAGCGGACGCAATTTACCGATCGCGACGTCACCGTCCTGCGAGCCTTGAGCTTGCAGGTCCGCTTGTTTGGCCAGCGTCAACTGGCCGATGCACTCTGGGCTGGCGACATCGCCAATGCTCGCCGTCGCCTGAGTCGTTTCACTGAGTTGGGGCTACTTCAACGCAGTCTGGTGATGGCCAGGCCGTTGCCAGAGTTGCTAAGCCCAGTGTGCGTCTGGCAGCCGGGGCAACCACACCCGGATGTCTCGCAAATTGCATTTCGGTTGCAGAGTCGATGGCGATACCGAACTCCTCGTTCGACGGTTGTTTTCCTGCCGACCGAGCAAACTGTCAATCACTTCGGTGGACGCAACAAAGCAGTGATGTCGGCTCAGGTATCACATGACCTTGGCGTCTCCGAAGTCTGGCTTTGGTTCTATTGCAACCATCCAAGTTATGCCACCGCGTGGCGTGGTGAGAATCTGATTACCGACAGCGAACCCGGCCAATCAATGCCTGATGCAATTCTCGTCGACTCCAACGATGAACCAGCAATTTTGATCGAGTTTGGTGGCGACTACCAAGCGGATCGGATCTCCGCCTTTCACGACGATGCAGTCCTGCGTGGCCTGCCCTATCAAATTTGGTAA
- a CDS encoding helix-turn-helix domain-containing protein — translation MTNAGPKHGRTVSINVSKLTAAMNHRGLSVEQLKELADVSTGTVNNLLAGKSVYRTTASQVAAALGTTLDVLMNASTPIGGASTVHEYLVSDVLSDWITASNGLKFQLCRLRHLELDRQARGKRFDLRDMTTDEEQRCRTWIKRHPNVCGTLQDHPNIVRNLTAFHDPVESFYWVIDEWIDGEPLQRTLGRQPFEPLVVKELLLDVARGLHGLHEKGIVRRELTPATITIRNSDGRAILTEFELAKLIDRGPTVSTAEWPVDPYRAGEADADDVDVRADIYSWARIGVHAAFGELPEIGSEKSALEDTLLPSSVQSCLTKAASVFRSERHESMNEVLPIVEVWK, via the coding sequence ATGACCAACGCAGGACCGAAACACGGACGGACGGTTTCAATCAACGTCTCGAAGCTGACAGCCGCGATGAATCATCGCGGTCTGAGCGTTGAACAATTGAAAGAGCTTGCTGACGTTTCGACGGGGACAGTCAACAATCTGCTCGCCGGAAAATCCGTTTACCGGACAACGGCGTCGCAGGTGGCCGCCGCACTTGGGACAACACTCGACGTGTTGATGAACGCGTCGACTCCCATTGGAGGCGCATCGACAGTTCACGAATATCTGGTGTCCGATGTTCTGTCGGATTGGATCACGGCGTCGAATGGATTGAAATTCCAGCTTTGCCGTCTTCGGCATTTGGAACTAGATCGTCAGGCACGCGGGAAACGTTTTGACTTGCGAGACATGACCACCGATGAGGAGCAACGATGTCGTACTTGGATCAAGCGACACCCGAACGTTTGTGGCACCCTGCAAGACCATCCGAATATCGTTCGCAACCTCACGGCGTTTCACGATCCGGTCGAGAGTTTCTATTGGGTCATCGACGAATGGATTGACGGTGAACCATTGCAACGAACCTTGGGGCGGCAACCTTTTGAACCACTCGTCGTGAAAGAATTGCTGCTTGATGTGGCTCGTGGCTTACACGGGCTGCATGAGAAAGGAATTGTTCGACGCGAACTCACACCGGCAACAATTACGATTCGGAACTCGGATGGGCGGGCGATACTCACGGAGTTTGAACTGGCCAAGCTGATTGATCGCGGACCAACGGTATCGACAGCGGAATGGCCGGTTGATCCATATCGTGCTGGGGAAGCGGATGCGGACGACGTTGATGTGCGGGCTGACATCTACAGTTGGGCGAGAATTGGCGTCCACGCCGCATTCGGCGAGTTGCCCGAAATCGGCTCAGAGAAGTCGGCATTGGAAGATACTTTGCTGCCAAGTTCGGTTCAGTCATGTCTCACGAAGGCAGCAAGTGTCTTCCGAAGCGAGCGTCATGAGTCGATGAATGAAGTCTTGCCGATCGTTGAGGTTTGGAAATGA
- a CDS encoding sensor domain-containing protein codes for MSDINPEEANQLREEISEYRAAIQQFRDLPDPLGKFARTSRLVEKVIKTHFPPVEPEVSSLGGLLHSRKDFLGKKKFRKAAFAIDIRNLELHYDPDREATEADANKATRILFEIIELHCKELEKGLPRTTEAIDPAETRQFPTTTRATLPLPELVAYATRIERKSPPMLDADEADPHVTASTLAEYTFCPRAGVLTHEGSFSDPEEELPSLALLPWYEQAAIEEAYTHALYVLFAFPVGLVAAVVILSLMLLGNPVYPLLLIGLVLGWTIFAWRAFRRWREIGNRRLAAQLANECNPVPGKNTFQPVDWWGLLLAGYEVRRPQAALHDERWKLSGKPRRILDKGTMSIPVHRIRKPEGPVLPQHIVRVMAHCHLIEATEGANSPFGIVLFGNTYQGMTVPNTNEHRERFYTALERVRAMIIESDAGERQPPEPVTGNVCSSCHFGHPRSIAHEDKTMRYEEPLDPVLFHNGKKAFHCDCGDRFNWKPKHDRNRKMRRLE; via the coding sequence ATGAGCGACATAAATCCAGAGGAAGCGAACCAACTAAGAGAGGAAATCTCCGAATACCGAGCAGCGATTCAACAATTTCGGGATCTGCCTGACCCGCTTGGAAAGTTCGCGCGGACTTCAAGGTTGGTTGAGAAGGTTATTAAGACACACTTCCCTCCGGTGGAACCTGAAGTTAGTTCACTCGGAGGATTACTTCATTCTCGAAAAGACTTTCTTGGTAAAAAGAAATTCCGAAAAGCTGCCTTCGCGATCGACATTCGCAATTTAGAACTCCACTACGATCCGGATCGGGAGGCCACGGAAGCGGACGCGAACAAGGCGACGCGCATTCTATTCGAGATCATCGAATTACATTGCAAGGAGTTGGAGAAAGGGCTACCCAGAACGACGGAAGCCATCGATCCGGCGGAAACGCGGCAATTCCCAACCACGACACGAGCCACGCTGCCGTTGCCGGAGCTAGTAGCGTACGCGACACGAATCGAACGCAAGTCACCACCGATGCTTGATGCGGATGAAGCCGATCCGCATGTGACGGCATCAACGCTTGCAGAGTACACGTTTTGTCCACGCGCCGGTGTGCTGACGCACGAGGGTAGTTTTTCTGATCCGGAAGAGGAACTCCCATCCCTTGCTCTGCTTCCTTGGTACGAGCAGGCAGCCATCGAAGAAGCTTACACGCATGCCCTCTATGTTCTGTTTGCCTTCCCGGTGGGGTTGGTGGCGGCGGTTGTCATTCTGTCATTGATGTTGCTTGGGAATCCAGTCTATCCCCTCCTGCTGATCGGATTGGTATTGGGATGGACGATCTTTGCATGGCGGGCATTCCGACGTTGGCGAGAGATTGGTAACCGAAGACTTGCCGCCCAGCTCGCAAACGAGTGTAACCCTGTTCCGGGAAAGAATACGTTCCAGCCGGTCGATTGGTGGGGGTTACTTCTCGCTGGCTATGAAGTGCGTCGCCCCCAAGCCGCATTGCATGATGAGCGCTGGAAACTCAGCGGAAAACCGAGAAGGATTCTGGATAAGGGAACGATGAGTATCCCCGTTCATCGAATCCGAAAACCCGAAGGACCAGTGCTTCCCCAACATATTGTTCGAGTGATGGCGCACTGTCATCTGATTGAAGCCACCGAAGGTGCGAACAGCCCTTTCGGGATCGTTTTATTTGGAAACACTTATCAGGGGATGACGGTGCCAAACACGAACGAGCACCGCGAGCGATTTTACACGGCTCTTGAACGAGTTCGGGCAATGATCATCGAGTCGGATGCGGGCGAGCGTCAACCTCCCGAGCCAGTCACCGGGAATGTATGCAGTTCCTGCCACTTCGGTCACCCTCGTTCAATTGCACACGAAGACAAAACGATGCGTTACGAGGAACCACTCGACCCCGTTCTATTCCACAACGGGAAGAAGGCCTTCCACTGCGACTGCGGAGACCGATTCAATTGGAAACCCAAGCATGACCGCAATCGGAAAATGCGTCGGCTTGAATAG
- a CDS encoding serine/threonine protein kinase, with protein sequence MPNRPIRYRGAELPVIERFRIGGRTYLAVAKIGSSGRRAFQVFDPSAKQMRALHILPTSSGGVDRVRTLQRLTRGDNEILQILECHQDGDSVHVVVPWIDGFNLRSVLNGIRDHNRHRIAAPEAVRLVRGVAHALRHLHRHKQIVHGDIKPANLILTKRTSLVLIDYGNAWTVERTTRREEGDGTSGVYSAPELLGGQRRVDFRADCFSLGVVLYEMLTSRIPYDGYGGKVGMLPDSVQSRSRLVPPSEISPERDKIPKRIWKTVDDLLDRSLAIKPDDRFETSSQWLETWNAVMAEIRHTTRHGPTPSLVSRLTDWIQHRMK encoded by the coding sequence ATGCCGAATCGCCCGATCCGTTATCGAGGGGCGGAGCTTCCGGTTATCGAACGCTTTCGGATCGGCGGTCGCACGTACCTTGCCGTCGCTAAAATCGGCTCGTCCGGACGGCGGGCTTTTCAGGTCTTCGACCCAAGTGCAAAACAGATGCGAGCACTGCATATCCTGCCGACTTCGTCCGGCGGCGTTGACCGAGTCCGCACGCTTCAACGGCTCACGCGAGGCGACAACGAAATCCTCCAAATTCTCGAATGCCATCAAGACGGTGATTCTGTTCACGTCGTCGTGCCGTGGATTGACGGTTTCAATCTTAGGTCTGTGCTCAACGGTATCCGTGATCACAACCGGCACCGAATCGCTGCCCCTGAGGCCGTTCGTCTCGTCAGAGGTGTGGCCCATGCACTGCGTCACCTTCATCGCCACAAACAGATCGTCCACGGCGACATCAAACCAGCAAACCTAATTCTCACCAAACGAACCAGTCTCGTTCTGATTGACTACGGTAACGCATGGACGGTGGAGCGAACAACGAGACGAGAGGAAGGAGACGGCACGAGCGGTGTTTACTCGGCTCCGGAGCTTTTAGGGGGGCAACGCCGTGTCGACTTTCGCGCCGATTGTTTTTCACTGGGGGTCGTTCTGTATGAAATGCTGACCAGTCGAATTCCTTACGATGGTTATGGTGGCAAAGTTGGAATGTTGCCTGACTCCGTTCAGTCCAGGTCACGCTTGGTGCCACCTAGCGAAATCAGTCCCGAACGCGACAAAATTCCGAAACGGATTTGGAAAACGGTCGACGACCTGTTAGACCGCTCGTTGGCGATAAAACCAGACGACCGTTTTGAGACATCTAGTCAATGGCTAGAAACTTGGAACGCTGTAATGGCTGAAATTCGGCATACGACTCGGCATGGTCCGACGCCGAGTCTCGTCAGTCGACTGACTGACTGGATTCAACACAGGATGAAGTGA